In Lujinxingia litoralis, the following proteins share a genomic window:
- a CDS encoding barstar family protein: MPKELLPVVTEVHIGLTITIPHLIRYRMIGGVVVNSRLYLASSSVAFIRSGERRLNIQAEYGMPNIVCRKLRGEKCKTLAGFMVEIGAALQFFDDFGENGNALRSV; encoded by the coding sequence ATGCCAAAAGAATTGTTACCGGTAGTGACGGAAGTGCATATTGGACTGACGATCACTATACCACATTTAATCCGTTATAGAATGATAGGAGGCGTAGTGGTTAACTCAAGACTGTATCTTGCGTCTAGTTCAGTTGCTTTTATCCGGAGTGGCGAACGTCGACTTAACATCCAGGCTGAATATGGAATGCCAAATATAGTGTGTCGAAAATTAAGAGGGGAGAAATGCAAAACCCTTGCTGGCTTCATGGTGGAAATAGGTGCAGCACTTCAGTTTTTTGATGATTTTGGCGAGAATGGCAATGCATTAAGGAGTGTTTAA
- a CDS encoding IS3 family transposase: MERHPAVSERRLFGLLALNRSTVWRQKKGVSRRVVNLEKEREKRELVERMAELVEEYPTWGYRRIWAWLRFRDLLCINKKRVERLMYENGWQARCIVNTPRPRVAQSVSQSSQPDERWAMDATS; encoded by the coding sequence ATGGAACGTCACCCGGCCGTGAGCGAGCGGAGGTTGTTCGGGCTCTTGGCGCTGAACCGCTCGACGGTCTGGCGTCAGAAAAAGGGTGTGAGCCGCCGGGTGGTCAACCTCGAAAAAGAGCGTGAGAAGCGCGAGCTCGTGGAGCGTATGGCGGAGCTTGTTGAGGAGTACCCGACATGGGGCTACCGCCGAATCTGGGCCTGGCTTCGTTTTCGAGACCTGCTTTGCATCAACAAAAAACGTGTCGAGCGCTTGATGTACGAAAACGGCTGGCAGGCCCGCTGCATCGTAAATACGCCTCGCCCGCGTGTGGCTCAGTCCGTCTCACAATCTTCACAGCCCGATGAGCGCTGGGCAATGGATGCAACGAGTTAA
- a CDS encoding helix-turn-helix domain-containing protein: MAYSAGFRERVVQKMFGPERSSVAELMEETGVARATLGRWRREAVNGGSVSGKSGRRRSKPPKEKIRIVMEAAGLSEEELGAFLRREGLHEADLVRLRQEVLEAAEKGLSPQKQKAAEPENKELKRVKKELARKEKALAEAAALLVLQGKLKAYFSEDEDDDTTKTKG, from the coding sequence ATGGCGTATTCAGCGGGATTTAGAGAACGTGTGGTGCAGAAGATGTTCGGGCCGGAGCGCAGCTCTGTCGCCGAGTTGATGGAAGAGACGGGTGTGGCACGAGCGACGCTGGGCCGGTGGCGCAGAGAAGCGGTAAACGGAGGTAGTGTGAGCGGAAAGTCCGGGAGAAGGCGCAGCAAACCACCCAAAGAGAAGATTCGTATTGTGATGGAAGCCGCCGGCCTCTCGGAGGAGGAGCTCGGCGCGTTTCTGCGCCGGGAAGGGCTTCATGAGGCTGATTTGGTGCGCCTTCGGCAGGAGGTTTTGGAGGCTGCCGAAAAAGGGCTTTCGCCGCAGAAACAAAAGGCCGCGGAGCCTGAAAACAAAGAACTCAAACGGGTCAAAAAAGAGCTCGCCCGTAAGGAGAAGGCCCTGGCGGAGGCGGCGGCGTTGCTGGTTTTGCAGGGAAAGCTCAAGGCGTATTTCTCGGAGGACGAGGACGACGACACGACGAAGACGAAAGGTTAA
- a CDS encoding helix-turn-helix domain-containing protein has translation MLSWAEEAQRDGARLSSICKVLGLNKRTLERWRARGGGSDRRQGPRTSPANKLSAVERAQVLKAANSPEFRDKSPHQIVPLLADRGVYLASESTFYRVLREAKMLR, from the coding sequence GTGCTGAGCTGGGCGGAGGAGGCGCAGCGCGACGGCGCCAGACTCTCGTCCATCTGCAAAGTACTGGGGTTGAACAAGCGCACCCTTGAGCGCTGGCGCGCCCGGGGTGGGGGCTCTGACCGACGTCAGGGCCCGCGCACCTCCCCGGCCAATAAGTTGAGTGCGGTCGAGCGCGCGCAGGTTCTCAAGGCCGCGAACAGCCCGGAGTTTCGCGATAAATCGCCTCACCAAATCGTGCCCCTGCTGGCGGACCGCGGTGTGTATCTGGCCTCCGAATCGACCTTTTATCGGGTGCTACGCGAGGCCAAAATGCTGCG
- a CDS encoding ribonuclease domain-containing protein — MCVTLNNLVMIRRGGGEILPTQTPNGDPITYTEHTVNPRPPGGRLDAKRIVTGSDGSAYWTDDHYTTFNPL, encoded by the coding sequence ATGTGCGTAACCCTAAATAATTTAGTAATGATTAGGAGGGGTGGGGGCGAGATTTTGCCCACACAAACTCCTAATGGAGATCCCATTACTTATACAGAGCACACTGTAAACCCTAGACCTCCGGGAGGTCGGTTGGATGCCAAAAGAATTGTTACCGGTAGTGACGGAAGTGCATATTGGACTGACGATCACTATACCACATTTAATCCGTTATAG
- a CDS encoding barstar family protein — MKECLSYLDEWLPADGYVLVFTRCDFLLCNVLEDREWLLGLFKEVAEWWATPVINEGRFNRPGRPFKLILECESKQTPWIDHCKKVLEERWELLP; from the coding sequence ATTAAGGAGTGTTTAAGCTATTTAGATGAGTGGCTTCCTGCGGACGGTTATGTCTTGGTCTTTACTCGATGTGACTTTTTGCTTTGCAATGTTCTTGAAGATCGCGAATGGTTACTAGGCCTATTCAAAGAAGTTGCTGAGTGGTGGGCGACTCCAGTAATTAACGAGGGAAGATTTAACAGGCCGGGAAGACCATTTAAACTAATCCTTGAATGCGAATCTAAACAAACGCCTTGGATTGATCATTGCAAAAAGGTACTTGAAGAGCGTTGGGAATTGCTACCTTAA
- a CDS encoding IS3 family transposase, with product FWLRVALRGLMERHPAVSERRLCGLLALNRSTVWRQKKGVSRRVVNLEKEREKRELVQRMAELVEEYPTWGYRRIWAWLRFRDLRCINKKRVERLMCENGWQARCIVNTPRPRVAQSVSQASQPDERWAMDATSLYCEQDGWIGVMAVIDCCTREIVGIDVARRGRAVEAQRALESACLKRFGLIYPNGESRPVLRSDNGKVFTSKSFTGSCKQYGLTQEFITPYTPQQNGLIERFFRSLKEECIWMTNFKTFAQAREAIESWVEFYNTERPHQALGYKSPAEYGAQFGELVA from the coding sequence CCTTTTGGCTCAGGGTGGCGCTCCGAGGATTGATGGAACGTCACCCGGCCGTGAGCGAGCGGAGGTTGTGCGGGCTCTTGGCGCTGAATCGCTCGACGGTCTGGCGTCAGAAAAAGGGTGTGAGCCGCCGGGTGGTCAACCTCGAAAAGGAGCGTGAGAAGCGCGAGCTCGTGCAGCGTATGGCGGAGCTTGTTGAGGAGTACCCGACATGGGGCTACCGCCGAATCTGGGCCTGGCTTCGCTTTCGTGACTTGCGTTGCATCAACAAAAAACGTGTCGAGCGCTTGATGTGCGAGAACGGCTGGCAGGCCCGCTGCATCGTAAATACGCCTCGCCCGCGTGTGGCTCAGTCTGTTTCACAAGCCTCACAGCCCGATGAGCGTTGGGCTATGGATGCGACGAGTTTGTATTGCGAACAAGACGGCTGGATTGGCGTGATGGCGGTGATTGACTGCTGCACCCGCGAGATTGTTGGCATCGACGTCGCTCGCCGAGGTCGTGCCGTAGAGGCGCAGCGAGCCCTGGAGAGCGCCTGTTTAAAGCGTTTTGGCCTTATCTATCCCAACGGCGAGTCGCGACCGGTGCTGCGCAGCGATAATGGCAAGGTGTTCACATCGAAGTCGTTTACCGGGAGTTGCAAGCAGTACGGCCTGACCCAGGAGTTTATCACGCCGTATACGCCGCAGCAGAACGGGCTGATTGAGCGTTTCTTCCGTTCGCTGAAAGAGGAGTGCATCTGGATGACCAACTTCAAGACCTTTGCGCAGGCGCGGGAGGCGATTGAGAGCTGGGTCGAGTTCTACAACACTGAGCGGCCCCACCAGGCGCTCGGGTATAAATCACCGGCTGAGTATGGTGCTCAGTTTGGCGAGTTGGTGGCTTGA
- a CDS encoding tetratricopeptide repeat protein, whose translation MHLTPSKIHRHLVLWTAIVALGLIFTGTASAGDTPDDTSSSTPACAEDEIFDSVLGDCRYTFSIRYTSLYTLPAMIEACEQRESMIACAAWSVWAWRRGSREAVSERAGQLCEARCDAGDPAGCACLAHLVGTGSAGFEPDHRRGRSLARQSCAGGVGWGCNISRTLLHDTGNSDEERLADDGLDTYERGCELGDPSSCANLGYFDGRRSQGGELLTKRTARTYFLEGCEKHIGWACGAYGELLYLGQGGDIELEEGIAFNRRGCELGDPMSCERLGDLYLDSIDSQAPDYRLAFEYFGYACNSRDARACYMWATIADVEFPELETPKRLEQAYNIACVRGLSEGCVALSDLYLSERPDWPAQPEAARDTLERSCRQHADDSCVFYGQLLESGIGGNIDPNAALEAYDRACQNNEPKGCQWAGALLMQTEPERAREILKEGCDREQGNSCNWLALWLESNVSAENVQLNMSGLHRRACELDEPRGCIDLAFMYESGRGEFASDSRRAVTYMGKACSLRDMIACAYLGRYLRDNIGGPTPWDDHTAPFLTQLCTNAPPHLPDVRRAATLSCRWLAEGYADHNNPSSAVEFAKRGCDLRDPDSCTLAAELLRAETSESGTQNNAALYEAKACDYGGIAYCSDAANTAP comes from the coding sequence ATGCATCTCACACCTTCTAAGATCCACCGTCATCTCGTCCTCTGGACGGCCATCGTAGCGCTTGGCCTGATCTTCACCGGCACCGCGTCTGCCGGGGACACTCCCGACGACACCTCCTCGTCGACCCCTGCCTGCGCCGAGGACGAGATCTTCGATTCCGTGCTTGGAGACTGCCGCTACACCTTCAGCATTCGCTACACATCACTGTACACGCTACCGGCCATGATCGAGGCCTGCGAACAACGCGAGTCGATGATCGCCTGCGCGGCCTGGAGCGTGTGGGCCTGGCGTCGTGGTAGCCGGGAAGCAGTCTCGGAAAGAGCCGGTCAACTTTGCGAAGCGCGCTGCGACGCGGGCGATCCGGCCGGCTGCGCTTGCCTCGCCCACCTGGTTGGCACCGGCTCTGCTGGCTTTGAACCCGACCACCGACGTGGCCGCAGCCTCGCCAGGCAGAGTTGTGCAGGCGGCGTGGGGTGGGGCTGCAACATCAGCCGCACTCTGCTCCATGACACCGGCAACTCGGACGAAGAACGGCTTGCCGACGATGGGCTCGATACCTATGAGCGCGGCTGTGAGCTGGGAGACCCCTCCAGCTGCGCCAACCTCGGATACTTCGATGGGCGCCGGAGCCAGGGGGGCGAGCTGCTGACCAAACGCACCGCCCGCACCTACTTTTTAGAAGGGTGTGAAAAACACATCGGCTGGGCCTGCGGCGCTTACGGTGAGCTGCTCTACCTTGGCCAGGGCGGTGATATTGAACTTGAGGAAGGGATCGCATTTAACAGACGTGGCTGTGAGCTGGGAGACCCCATGAGTTGCGAACGTCTGGGCGATCTCTACCTGGACTCCATCGACTCCCAGGCGCCTGATTACCGACTCGCGTTTGAATACTTCGGGTATGCCTGCAACTCGCGAGACGCCCGCGCCTGTTATATGTGGGCCACAATCGCCGATGTTGAATTTCCTGAGCTTGAGACTCCCAAACGACTGGAGCAGGCCTATAACATCGCCTGCGTGCGGGGTCTCTCCGAAGGCTGCGTCGCCCTGAGCGACCTTTACTTGTCCGAACGCCCCGACTGGCCCGCGCAACCCGAAGCGGCACGCGACACCCTGGAGCGTAGTTGCCGCCAACATGCAGATGATTCGTGCGTGTTCTATGGCCAGCTCTTGGAAAGCGGAATCGGCGGCAACATCGACCCAAACGCCGCCCTCGAAGCCTACGATCGCGCCTGCCAGAACAATGAACCAAAGGGGTGTCAGTGGGCCGGCGCCTTGTTGATGCAAACCGAACCCGAGCGCGCCCGAGAGATCCTTAAAGAAGGGTGTGATCGTGAACAAGGAAACAGCTGCAACTGGCTCGCGCTCTGGTTGGAATCCAACGTTTCAGCAGAAAACGTTCAACTCAACATGTCCGGCCTTCATCGACGAGCCTGTGAGTTGGATGAGCCCCGCGGCTGCATCGACCTGGCATTTATGTACGAATCAGGCCGCGGCGAGTTTGCTTCCGACTCGCGACGAGCCGTCACGTATATGGGAAAGGCGTGTTCCCTTCGAGATATGATCGCCTGCGCCTATCTAGGACGCTATCTACGAGACAACATCGGCGGCCCGACCCCCTGGGACGACCACACCGCTCCCTTCTTGACCCAATTGTGCACAAACGCCCCTCCTCACCTTCCCGATGTGCGCCGCGCCGCGACCCTTTCCTGCCGCTGGCTCGCCGAAGGCTACGCCGATCACAACAACCCTTCCTCGGCCGTCGAGTTCGCAAAGCGAGGCTGCGACCTTCGCGATCCCGATAGCTGCACTCTGGCCGCAGAACTTCTTAGAGCCGAAACATCGGAGTCCGGCACACAAAACAACGCCGCACTCTACGAGGCGAAAGCCTGCGACTACGGCGGCATCGCCTACTGCTCAGACGCTGCCAACACCGCCCCTTAA